A single region of the Pyrodictium occultum genome encodes:
- a CDS encoding TIM barrel protein — translation MSRRMRFGPAGKPVGMKSGDYVKAIEYVAKEGLEAIEYEAVRGVRISEKKARAIREAAEKYGTTLSMHAPYYINLAGSEETIRKSIERLRAAVRAASWMGAYAVVYHPGYYRDNPSPRDALRKTIESLRPLVEWMKQEGIRGVWLAPETTGKTSQVGSLDDVIEICREVEFSRPAVDWAHLYARSEGKYITSLDHVIEVIERIERELGSWAVKPLHTHFSRIEYGRGGEREHHTLSETEYGPEWRIVCRAYKETGIEGVVISESPLLDQDALVMKKMCVEEGYI, via the coding sequence CTACGTGAAGGCCATAGAGTACGTGGCCAAGGAGGGGCTCGAGGCTATAGAGTACGAGGCGGTGCGCGGGGTACGGATCAGCGAGAAGAAGGCGAGGGCTATACGGGAGGCGGCAGAGAAGTACGGGACAACACTGTCCATGCACGCACCCTACTACATAAACCTCGCTGGCAGCGAGGAGACCATAAGGAAGAGTATTGAGAGGCTTAGGGCTGCTGTGAGGGCGGCGAGCTGGATGGGCGCCTACGCGGTCGTCTACCACCCTGGCTACTACCGGGACAATCCTAGCCCGAGGGATGCGCTCCGCAAGACCATCGAGAGCCTCCGGCCCCTCGTCGAGTGGATGAAGCAGGAGGGTATCCGGGGGGTGTGGCTAGCCCCCGAGACGACTGGCAAGACAAGCCAGGTGGGGAGCCTGGACGACGTGATAGAGATATGCAGGGAGGTAGAGTTCAGCAGGCCGGCCGTCGACTGGGCCCACCTATACGCCAGGAGCGAGGGCAAGTACATAACCAGCCTGGACCACGTCATAGAGGTTATAGAGAGGATAGAGAGGGAGCTTGGAAGCTGGGCTGTGAAGCCCCTCCACACCCACTTCAGCAGGATAGAGTACGGGCGGGGCGGCGAGAGGGAGCACCACACGCTGAGCGAGACCGAGTACGGGCCGGAGTGGAGGATAGTCTGCAGGGCCTACAAGGAGACCGGGATAGAGGGCGTGGTGATCTCCGAGAGCCCCCTGCTAGACCAGGACGCGCTTGTAATGAAGAAGATGTGCGTCGAGGAGGGCTACATCTAG